GTATTTCCAAACATAAGTAAATTCGCTTATATGCTATTGCAAAAGCAACTTAGTAATTATTTATTACTAACATACTATATAGGATACCCCTTCTGCTAAAATAATACAAGCGCACTACACACAGGAATGTACTTAACTAAAAACCAAGAAGTCATGCTTCTTGGTTTTTATATTACTTTGATTTGAGCACTGCTTCTATTGCAGCCTTGACCTGATTGTACGGCACAGAACCAACAATGAGTTTCTTGCCAATCATGAATGACGGTGTTCCTGTTACGCCATAAGCCTGACCCTCATCGAGATCTGCTTGTAGGTTTTGCTGATTTTGTGAAGCGTTAGCAACGATGAGCTTATCGAGATCATCAGTGTTCATACCAAGCGACTTTGCAATCTCAAGAATATCTTGTCGGTTTCCCCAGCCGCCATTCTCTTCATCTTGCTTCGCAAACATCTGCTCATGCCACTTGAAAAACTTATCAGGGTATGCTGACCAAACCCCACGCTCTGCCAGTGCCGCAGAATATGAATCCTGGCCGAGCACTGGATAGCCCTTAAAGACAAGTTTGACCTTACCAGTATTCACGTACTCACTTAAAAGTTTCGGGAACACATTAGTCTCAACCTGCTTACAGAATGGGCATTGGTAATCATACCAATATGCAACAACAACGGGTGCATTTTCCTTCCCAATGAAGGGGTTTCCTGCAATCTTGATCTCATCAATATTTGCAGGCTTTGTTGGGCCAGATGGCTGACTTCCATCTTGAGCAAGAGGAGCTGTCGTGTCAGTTCCTTGGGCTATTCCACCAATGCGATTCTTCAAGACAACTGCAGCACCGATAAGTACCCCCGCGATGATAATTGAAACAGGGATTGCATTTGCCTGAAGCAAAGCGAGCACTTTGTTCGACCTTTTTACTTTATGATGTACGTGGTGTTCCATATGATATGTATTTTGAGTATATATTCATTATATCAGAAAAATACTTATGCACAGTCATTTGCTAAATGGTGCAATATTCAGTAATATACGGCAATGCGTATCCTCTCCATAGAATCGAG
The genomic region above belongs to Candidatus Paceibacterota bacterium and contains:
- a CDS encoding thioredoxin domain-containing protein, which gives rise to MEHHVHHKVKRSNKVLALLQANAIPVSIIIAGVLIGAAVVLKNRIGGIAQGTDTTAPLAQDGSQPSGPTKPANIDEIKIAGNPFIGKENAPVVVAYWYDYQCPFCKQVETNVFPKLLSEYVNTGKVKLVFKGYPVLGQDSYSAALAERGVWSAYPDKFFKWHEQMFAKQDEENGGWGNRQDILEIAKSLGMNTDDLDKLIVANASQNQQNLQADLDEGQAYGVTGTPSFMIGKKLIVGSVPYNQVKAAIEAVLKSK